One window of the Pseudochaenichthys georgianus chromosome 21, fPseGeo1.2, whole genome shotgun sequence genome contains the following:
- the hce2l1 gene encoding hatching enzyme 1.2, which produces MHSTMILLGVLFGLLCQAYTLPVKNSTGLHEAKVRLRRTYSGGISNEFTDHDHDDMNAMDQILEVNRRLRFPRGMSFRDGDIASSYFRSAITCPGNACLWPKAVDGFVYVPFMLSPTYEDMDRITIETGMQDITAGTCIKFVPRTQEASFLDIQPRYGCWSFLGQTGGSQTLSLQTPGCMWSGVAAHEFMHALGFVHEQSRSDRDHYVSIVWKNIMADQAHNFRKQATNNLNSPYDYNSVMHYGRYAFSEDGGPTIIPRPDPYVPIGQRDGPSNLDLHKINVLYNCGVN; this is translated from the exons ATGCATTCTACCATGATCCTTCTGGGTGTCTTGTTCGGCCTACTGTGCCAGGCGTACACTCTACCTGTTAAG AATTCTACTGGACTACATGAGGCAAAAGTGAGGTTGAGAAGGACATACTCAGGTGGGATTTCAAACGAATTTACAGACCATGATCATGATGACATGAACGCAATGGATCAAATCCTGGAAGTCAATCGCA GGTTGCGATTTCCCCGAGGAATGTCCTTCAGAGATGGAGATATTGCCAGCTCGTATTTTCGGAGTGCCATAACCTGCCCTGGCAATGCCTGTCTGTGGCCTAAAGCAGTTGATGGATTTGTTTATGTTCCCTTCATGCTCTCTCCAACATATG AGGACATGGACAGAATCACCATAGAAACTGGGATGCAAGACATTACTGCTGGAACGTGTATTAAATTTGTTCCACGTACTCAGGAAGCCAGCTTCCTTGATATTCAGCCTAGATATGG CTGCTGGTCGTTCCTGGGGCAGACTGGAGGAAGCCAGACCCTGTCACTGCAGACTCCTGGGTGCATGTGGTCAGGAGTCGCAGCCCACGAGTTCATGCATGCTCTTGGTTTTGTACATGAGCAATCTCGCTCAGATCGAGACCACTATGTCTCAATTGTATGGAAAAACATCATGGCAG ACCAAGCTCATAACTTCAGGAAACAGGCAACAAACAATCTCAACAGTCCATATGACTACAACTCTGTCATGCATTATGGAAG ATATGCCTTCTCTGAAGATGGCGGACCAACAATCATCCCCAGACCTGATCCTTATGTTCCCATTGGCCAGCGAGACGGACCCAGTAATCTAGATCTTCATAAAATAAATGTCCTATACAACTGTG GAGTCAACTAA
- the tra2b gene encoding transformer-2 protein homolog beta, with protein MSDSGKGYGERDSRFSSRSVSPRGSRNSASRSPALSPAHSKDGSRHSRSKSLSRSRSKSGSHRGSRRHYSRSRSRSRSHRRRSHSRSYSGERRRRSHSRSPMSDRRRHIGNRANPDPNGCVGVFGLSLYTTERDLRDVFSKYGPLADVSIVCDQQSRRSRGFAFVYFENSVDAKEAKERANGMELDGRRIRVDFSITKRPHTPTPGIYMGRPTYGGGGSSSGSGPSGPSAPRRNSRDYDRGHDRGSDRGYDRGSDRGYDRGSDRGGYDRYDDRDHQRSYSSRRRSPSPYCRGNYKTRSRSRSYSPRRY; from the exons ATGAGCGACAGTGGCAAAGGTTACGGCGAGCGG GATTCTCGCTTCTCATCCCGGAGTGTGAGTCCACGAGGCTCCAGGAATTCAGCAAGCCGTTCCCCAGCTCTGTCGCCTGCCCACTCAAAAGATGGCTCCCGCCACTCCCGCTCTAAATCTCTCTCTCGATCCAGGTCGAAATCTGG GTCGCACCGCGGCTCGAGGAGACACTATAGccgctctcgctcccgctcgaGGTCCCATCGCCGCCGGTCTCACAGCCGCTCGTACAGCGGAGAGCGCCGGCGCAGGAGCCACAGCCGCTCCCCGATGTCTGACCGACGTCGGCACATCGGCAACCGC GCTAATCCAGATCCAAACGGCTGCGTGGGAGTTTTTGGCCTGAGTTTGTACACCACAGAGAGGGATCTGAGGGACGTCTTCTCTAAGTACGGCCCCCTGGCGGATGTCTCTATTGTGTGCGACCAGCAGTCGAGGCGTTCCAGGGGCTTTGCTTTCGTCTACTTTGAGAACTCTGTTGACGCGAAAGAG GCAAAGGAACGAGCCAATGGCATGGAGCTGGATGGTCGTAGGATCAGGGTGGACTTCTCCATCACAAAGAGACCGCACACCCCGACCCCTGGAATCTACATGGGCCGGCCCACATA CGGAGGGGGGGGAAGCAGCAGTGGAAGTGGTCCAAGCGGTCCAAGCGCTCCTCGGCGCAATTCACGTGACTATGACCGTGGACATGACCGCGGATCCGACCGAGGATACGACCGTGGATCCGACCGAGGATACGACCGTGGATCCGACCGAGGTGGCTATGATCGCTATGACGACAGGGACCACCAACGCTCATACAG TTCCAGAAGGCGATCTCCGTCCCCGTACTGCAGAGGGAATTACAAGACTCGGTCCCGATCGCGCTCTTATTCTCCCC GACGCTACTAA